The window CTTACCATCGTGACATTAACTGTCTGACCCTTGCGATTTAAATATCTGAAATTTTTCCCCAAGAATAGTTTAAAGAAGTAACagaatttaaattagtttaaaatattaatgctgTCAAAACTAAATTATCACTGCTTGCAATTTATAGAGGTAATCTTTGAAGTCTTCAACTATGTTGACACTAGATTTGTTATCGAAAATATATAGCACAGTAATATCTCTAGCTTTAATGACATGATAGTTTGAGTGTTTCACCATGTGTGGATGTAATTCTAtgtcactaatgtttgttggaTCGGTCAAGTGATGTTCACATTAGATAGTAAATTGAGTGTCACATTTCTCTTCAAGTCTCGATGATTCCACCCACGTACGAAGTCTCCAAACTGTGGCGTCCCTTGCAAAACTACTGCAGTACAATCATCTGCGGGTACTTTTGCAAGACGCATTCATTTGCCtgaatttgaatatacatacaatTGTATTCAGTCACACTTGGGAGATTTAGATTTAAGCTTCTATCATTTAGCATGACAATAATATCCCTTTGACGGTGGCCATATAAGTGAGCCATTCGCAAATAATCCGATTTCCGCACAGGCTCGAGATGTTGTCGAGCCCGTTGTCACTTATACGAGCACCGTCAAGTTTTGTAATCACTGAAATGTGTCAATGTGCAATCATAACACCTGTAATCTGATCTAGCCTCGCTTGTCCTGAGATATCATCCCGTCTTTCTCTGCACCTCGTTCAATTTTAAGTtgctttcattatttttttgttaccaccactTGTACtcgcttgtttttattttcacttcaTCAAACGGTCCACTTACAGGGTTAACTTTCAATTGGCTTCAAAAAGTTCTCCGGCTGAGAATTTAATATATCTCAGGCTCTCCTCTTTGCTCCGTACAACACTTTCGGCTTATCATCCAAGTACAGTTAACTCATCTCAATTGGCTCTAACCGACATCATTCGCTACGCCTGCGCGCCCGCGACTGTGCTAAACTCACGCGCCGCCCGCAGCGGCTGCGGGCCCCGGAACCGACGGCGCCCGACCGCGGAGACCGCTCGGCCCGACCGATTCCAATTCCAAATCGAAAccaacttttcaaaatttttcccTTATTATTTTTCCCACAGCTCGATAATCACGAAATAAAACCAGGGAAGACTCTGAGAATTAAGATTAGCGTACCGAATCTACGACTTTTCGTCGGCAACATTCCCAAGTCTAAAGGCAAAGAGGAGATACTGGAAGAGTTTGGTAAATTAACAGGTAAAGTTGAAACCGAATGACTTGTTACGAGTTGATAGTTTTGGGTTGTGCTGGGGCTTGGGTGGGTGTGGGTGGTGTGGACCGCGGGGACCCGCTTGCTCCCGCTTTCCTGCAATGACCGCAATCCGCCTCTCCAGTCATGCCCGCGCGGCCGCGCGGCCGCACGGGCCGGGCCATTGGCTATTCTCCCAAGAATTATTCTTGCAGCTGAATGATTATGAAATTCGAAAGGGGAAAAAGATTGGCGTTACGGTTTCCTTTAACAATCATCGTTTATTCGTGGGAAATATCCCTAAGAATCGAGATCGGGACGATTTGTTTGAGGAGCTTACTAGGCACGCACGTAAGTCCTTGTCGAATTCATAATAAATGCTATTCAGTTGGCGCGGCGCGGCCCGGCGCGAGGCCACCGCGCGATCGCCGCGGGCTCGCGCGGGGGCCTGCGGACCCCCAGCGAGGCCGCGCGGGGCCCGCGGAGCCTGCGAGCCGCGCGGCCCCGTGGCCCCGCGGCCCCGGCGAGCCGctcgcgccgcgccgcgcccgcAGTAGATTGCAAATGAAGTGTTAACCTGACGATTGGCCTCCGCCTCGAGAATGCTCACTGGTAATGACTGGAGAATCTTGCTGTTGTTCTCTAGACTTCTTCAGTACCGTATATGTTCTCCTGGAATATCGTTTGATTTGCTTCATATTTTGTAGCGTTGAGATTCAATTTTAAGCGAGGGTTGGAGGGAGCTTTTTTTATGATGATTTCCGCGCCCTTTGGCCCCATCGAGGCATTTTATTCTAGTTGTATGATTGCAGCCGGACTCGtagaagttataatatatagttcGCCCGATGACAAGAAGAAAAATAgaggattttgttttttggaatACGAGTCTCACAAAGCGGCGTCGTTAGCTAAACGTAGACTGGGAACTGGTAGAATAAAGGTTGGTATGTTACCATTATCTatgtttgatttttaaatttacttgaaACCGATTATTTAAATACCGAATATAAGACGCCTCATATTGACTTTTGTAACAGGACGACTTTGTGCAGGTATGGGGCTGTGATATTATAGTGGATTGGGCCGATCCTCAAGAAGAGCCCGACGAGCAAACTATGAGCAAAGTAAGTTAATCCTTTATGTATTACGAAATAATAAGTCACCAATCGAAAACTGGTCGTTAGATCGTTATTAACTGTCGAAATATGCTTACCTATTGTCACAGCGAAAGCGATAAGTGTAGCAATCTTTAGATATCATCTGAGTCACATCATCAGTTGAAATTAGTGGGTTGGACTAGAGCGAAATCTCCCGACTACTTTCTCATCTATCGTGATGGGAAATATAATACTTTCGCTCGTGACAGTTTCTTTGAAATATCTTACGGGCACCTTTTGTTTTCCCgtcataaaactattaaaaagtaTGAACACAGCGGATATATTGAGATTGTgccttttagttattaaataatagcAATGGGGTAATCACGTtgttattttagtagtagtttagCCAATAGAAGCCAACCATTTAGAAAGCAAAAGTGAAAGCCTGCTTACCCGAATTGAAGCATTGTAAGTCCAAGATCTATACTCTTCTTGAAGCCATGAAGGGTGTGCCCcaacagtgggacgttaattatataattatgattGTTGCCGATGAAGACTCAAGAATGTATTGCGATCTTTGGCAATAGTTTAGTTTTGGGAAATAGTAAACTATTTCGTCTTGCTGAGCATCGAAGTTcttaaatttcatccaaatattTTATGACTTATTTAGGCTtccttaagaaaaaaaatattattttatgaattttttatattaaatagttaaaatatttaactgaGATAGCATTTTCCTAAGTACCATCAAAATCTGCAAATCGTCATTCGTGTTGTATCAGGTGAAGGTGTTATATGTTCGAAACCTGACGCAAGACATCACAGAAGAGGCGTTAAAAGAAGCATTTGAAAACTACGGTGCCGTTGAACGTGTTAAGAAGATAAAGGATTACGCTTTCGTCCATTTTGAAGACCGAGATTGTGCAGTTAAGGTAACtaaaattaatcaattgtatcaattaagaaataaaatcaaagatcTCACAACTTTCGTTAACTGCATTGCATTGCATCCACTGGCTTATCGATGGACGTAAACAAATTTGAGCAGTGCTTTGACACATGACCAAAAGAGTTAGACTCTGCAGTTTGGTACGACGAGTAACAAAGATTCATCGAGAGCAATTCACAGGGACCCGTCCGACAGAAAAGGTCCGCGTCTATCAATGATCGGAATTCAAAGGAATAAAGAGCTTTTAGTATCCGTCCGTCAGTCAGtcaagattgttttttttaggaatagaggtataagttcgGAATTAATATCCAATAGTCAGGGTTAGTATACCTTGGCGCTTTGTAATGTAAAAAACTTATCCAAAACCTGTAGAATTCTTCTCATTGACTGTAGGTTACCATTCTTATAGGTTATAAGGAAAGGGAAAAATCTGAAAAATGTTCATTTGTCGTTACgtaactataaataattcaaaaagatTCCTTTGATGAACGAGTTAttcacctttatttatttattttttattaggttcgccaacagattatacactgaaactagcttaggaactacaaaattgagaaacataaagttgtagtgtaGTTGTAGTTGGCAAACCGGCTTGCTTATCTTAAAAATACTAGTGCGGGTTCGCCAGTTTACATtgatattattgttgtaacgaaaGAAACACTGTAAAATGAAGTTGAATAACATTAAAACCAAACAGAAGCAACGAGGCAATTATCAAATAGCTGTACTATATATTGCTGCAGAatttttttacagatttttttcGTAGCATTACTTAATCTTTGATGTTCGAGTTAGAGTTAAAGAAAATGGCTTATTTGTCTTTTATTGTCATATGATAGGCGATGCAAGAAATAGACGGCAAGGATATGGGAGGTGCGCGACTGGAGGTATCGCTGGCGAAACCACCTTCAGACAAAAAGAAGAAGGAAGAAATACTACGGGCACGCGAACGTCGCATGACGCAGATGATATACGGACGCGGGGGGTACGTTGCTGAACCCTTTATACTATCTTCTCTACCGAGGTAGACGCGCTATttgatagaatagaataaaataaaataagcttatTTATCAGAACCACAAAAACAGATTTGCATaaggaaaagtataaaaatactaatttctAGTAGTAGAAACTTGTATCTTGCTCTTTTGTATAGTAACTTTTTTCGTATTAATTGTCTCAGTGCGAAATCTCttattattatctacttttgaataaagagaatatttttaaaattatattaaataacaaaaacatacattcgaGATGCCTTCTGACACAGGCGCCTCCAGTCGTAAacgtttacagtaatttttatttatccaaataaaatattattttttttacagttagtATTacgaaaataactttttcatttattactatatatttattttaaaacacttgttaatttttttaccgTCCACGTAATGAgacaagtataaaaaaatatatgagtaTGGTGCTTCTTgatgtcaataattttattccCGCCATCATAGCGTGCCGTTTCTTaattaaagctttatttatctGGGACAGGCGATTTTTTTAACTGCAGGAAATGTAGAAAAAAGCGTTTACGTACGCTTAGTAAAAGGGAAAGAAAGTTACTAAGAACCATTAGAAGTGACTGAGAAACATTATATGTActacaaaagaaaaaagtatactttaaaatatttagtaccACTTAAGAGATAAAGCCGTTGTCACTTTTTAAATCATATTCTGAAGATGGTGCCAATTCTCTAAAGTAATTTGACATgtctaaaaatcataattttagactggtcaatttagttttagattataatttgttttcaacAATTATTTAGGATTTATCTACAACGGAACTGGCATCATTAGCATCCACTGTCCCAGATAAACAAACATGCTGTATTactaaaaaattgtatattgtatagttttattgtaataatatttcacaCGCATAGGCCACTGGACCGGtcgatagagagagagagaaatgtTTAGGGGGTTGactgaaattaaaaagaaaaacaataacatttataataaaatcaagaTTTCGGAACgacttttgttatttattgttcacAACTTAACGCACGTTTAAAAATACACATTGTATTCTTTAATTGAAATGTGGTATTTTAAAAGAATCGATCAGTTTCTCAAAATGGCTAGAGAAAAAAAGAGGGTAACTATTTCTATTCATATCATAATTCctcaatttaatttgaaataaagaaaaataaccgCACGGTTTTCTGAACGGTAgttatactttattttcttaattccttTCATTTCGGTATTTAGGAGAAAAACGTACGATTCCTTAAATAGCCAGAGAAAAATAgagattttcttatttttaaataatccaaaaattaaaaatgtgctATACGTTATTCGGAAATATTTTACTGGGGTTGTATAGGCGGGTATCGCGCGCGTGGTCTAGTGGCGGTGGGTAACGTGTCGTGTGTAATGTCAGATTTGATTGGTGCAGCTGCTCGCCGGTGCACGGAGTGATGCGCGGCCGCACGCCGCAGCCGCAGCCGCGTCCTCCACAGGCGCGCGGTGACTACGGTCAGTATGGCGACCCCTTTACGAGCACACGATGACTGTACCACTCTTACACACCATTGAAGGCTACACGTGTAACGACACGCGCGAGAGCGTATTTAAGCAAAAATCAATGCGTGACGCAATCAAGACATTATAGTGTAAGTTTTCAAGTAATCGAAACTAAGGCCGGTGATTCGTAAATCTGTCAAAGAGCTTTGAATATTTTGGCTTACCTAATCGTCTAAAATATTAGCGGCCTACGACAgaatgaatacaaataaatattttctgagaCAGAATCTTCTAAAATGTCAGGTTTCACAAATTCAAGCAGTCAAAAGGTTGCTAAACcaatactaaaatattcaaaccccTTTGTATGTAATGTTTGGACATCCGCATTATACGACAGATTTATGCTAACGTCTATGTAGTGTTTGGTTACTTAAAAACGTACAATCTGGACCCTGAACTTACATACTTCACACAGTAAATTACAGTTTAGAATACAttttcaaacatttaaaaacaccCTCGAGCGATGCGTGAGTTTGTGGTTCACTAACAGAACAGAAGTGAACCAATTTCCTCGTAAAAAGATCAAGAACCGTATGACCGCTAAGTTGTAACTAAGGTGCGAATTTCTCGAGTTTCACGTGAACCGTTACACGTGTGACCTGCAACGTATCAACATTTGTAACATGCGTACGCACTTTAGTGCGTGTAAGTGGGTGATGTTGGAttgatttttatcaaaattatcatAGTTGAAAAATTGATTGGTGAAGAAAAAACTGCAGCAGCTTTACGATTCAGTTAAAGGTACATCCCACTTCTGACGTTGGAATATAACTCTATGAATACCACATATTGTGAATTTTATCCTCCtgctcataaattatttttatcacgaATGCATACATCCGTTGCTCTGCTGTGTAAAaggagaacaaacaaacaaatgcactttcacatttataatatgagtggGGATTCGAACAGATGTTTCGCCGAATTCCCATCTGTTATTACGTCACGTTTTCCATCACAAAACGCGGAACATTCACCTGCTGTAAGAGCAGTCGAGTTCACACCTGCGTCCTTGTGCGACTTAACCCTTATTTAACTCAACCCTCAACAAACACCTATTCAAATGCCTAAACTTGAATCGCATTGTGTTCAAACGTTTTCATTTCTATTCAGCAGTGATCACCGTGCATTGTTCATTGTGCTATTTAATTTGGACATATTTGTGGTAATTCTGTTGTCAACACATTTTGGCGATTCGTTGACAAGACTAAAGAGAGCGTTAAAATTTCACAAGGTACAATGGAAGAGATATATGATATTTGTTGTGTTTAATTAAAGCGTGGGATTGGTGTGCAAAtaaattaggttaggttaaacATGTGTCAACGATAAGTGTGCTTAGATTGAGAAGCATACCTCTGGCGTAAACCAAAGGTATGCTTCTTAATCACGTTTCACGTTTCTCAAACTCTTCTAGCATATTGTATCACGTTTGCGGTACTAATACGACAAACGTGATAGAATGTGCTAGGAGAAGACATGCGTTTGCTTTTCGAATTTCATGTTTACTAGATGGGTATTTTAAGCTGGTGTGTATATGTAAGTTACAGTAACTGATGGTTGATCGATTTTGGATATCCGAAGAACACTTTCACTCTTTCTTCGtacctcgaagagcacgttattCCAGGTAAACATAAGAACAGCGTCATGAGCTATATGGGATATGTAGCTCTCTTGAGATGGAATTATGTGGCCATCAGTGATATATTAATGATGGTGAAGATTgggtttcaattttattttactttcgttACCATTTACTTTGTAACATTTTTGCCCGACTATAATATGTGATTTTGTGTATCTACGGTTACAAGTAACAAATGGAATATAGGATGGATATTGGATAAACTTGTAACAATAATAAGGTTATTATAAAAGAGAATTTAATAGCAATCGGTATAAAAATCAATCCAACATAGCCAATAGAAAGAGTTTGAAGAATTGTGAGGAGATACTTTATATGTACTTTTGCTAGTAAGAGTATTTCTTAAGACAGATGGCACTCTTCACAATCTTTCCTTGAAAAGGAACCTGATTTGACACAAACACAAGATTACACGGTGTGGAATCCACGCGCACACGCAGACTTTGCTACTGATCCCTTACTAACAAACTTGGATGCGAAAATAGACTGAACGATCTCGATTCTAGTCTGAAAAAGTGAAGTCGCGTTAACAAAGTAAAAGATAGTAGTATAATGAAGCTCAGGGTTAATTTTAAGTGAATATTGTTAGTGTAAGATGTAGTATGATGGACTATCATATCAATCAGCAAAGAAAGTCTAATTAAAATGGTTTAACGCCTCCTGTATGGTGTTTAATCGGTGTGGCATCGAAATTTAAACCAATAATTAACTGGAAACTCCTAAGGAGTTTAGGGTTTTTCAAATTATGCTCTTTGTGTTATGAAATTTCTACTGGTTCCATTGTTCGCCCTTACTTTGTTTATAGTTTTAGAATCCTCGGTGTATTTTCGTATCCATATTACATGTTTCATAACGCTATTTTCTAGGCTAGAATTAATGACAGCTAGGTTTAAGTAGGTTCTGCATGGTTTCGGACTAAAGATGTAGAAGAATCTGGAGATATCAAATAAATCAACCTTTGTGAGGGCTCTTATTTCAATGTAACATTAACAAACCTAACAAACTCCCGAGTGCATGCTTGATATTAAAGTTACCATTGTCATTGACCCGCAGTGTTTCAACTTGAGATACTGATCACCCTGTTTTACATCGCTTTCAGTATAGGTTTTGGTGGTGGGAGAACGGAATGCAATCTGCGGGGGAAAAagtccaaattcaaaattcattatgcCCAGAAATGAAGATTGATCGTGATTTGTTTTCATAGCCGGGATATAGATTGTGGACGATGCATGCTTTTTTCGTGTGTCGGTCTGGAGCGCGCGTCGTGCGCtggtgtgtgtatgtgtaagCGCAGGAACAGGAGGCCTTGGTGCCTTGTCGGCCGAGCGACGCAGCTCGCCGCCACGGTAGCTTGTAAGTTAGCGTTAGTTTAGCTTAGCCTCTAAACAGGCCTGTGTTGTGTGTTTATAGATTATGATTACGACTATTACGGGTACGGGGATTACCGAGGTGGCTACAATGAGCCATTTTACCGGTACGATGAGTTCTATTTTGATTACGCGGGGCCACCGCAACCGTCCGCCGTCCGCCAGCCTCCCAACAGAGCGCAACCGGTGGGTCCCACACACACTAACTAatgttatcatattattttactagtcacTAGACCGCTGTACTCATCATTGTTACCTTTCGGTTTTTTTTGATTTGCCAAATTTTTTTCATCTACTCTtcacttttttgtttgttattatttttggttGGATCCCATCCTAGAATGGAGTCAGTGACTCGGTAAAGCCGGTAGTGTGTAGGCCTGACGGTGGTGatcgcggcggcgcggcgggcgggcGAGGGGGCGGCGCGGGAGGGATCGCACCATCAGGTCTGCATGGCCGCCCCTCCACTAACGCCCGACTCACCTCTCCCTGTTGCGTCAGCCGAGCGGCAGCTAGTGCCGGCTCGGCGCCCATTCCTCATCCGTAGCGCTTCGCTTCGCTCGCTTTGTCACTAACCTCATAACACGCTTCGTGCTTTTGCCCACTGtcgcattcatttattttagttgaATGTTTTGGAATCTCGAACGCTCGAgtaacgtttttatttaaatttctcgTTGTTGCAACGAGGTAGAGAATATGTTAAGAAGACTTACTGACCCGCTTGGTAAATGCCTCACTCAGGACGACGAGCTCGCTCTCGGGCCCAACTCGCTTTACTACGATCTAACTGGAGGCATTCAGGTACCAAACTGCGTTACCTTCCGTAAACGGGTGTGTACCGTCCGGTTGGGTAACTTTGCCTTTTAATGTATCTTTGGCAGGTAACgaaaaattgcattttattgttttttttttttgaatgtagAACACATTAAAGaacaatcgttttttttattagttaattgTGATAAAAACAATGATTTCCCATTTTTCGCTGTCTGAAATAgtaacattaatattcatcGTTATCCAACTTGACTGTATGTAGACTCTGAGAAAATTGTCGATGTTGTTTCTATGTTTAGATGTTGAACGTAGTATTAAATAACGTAAGTTTGAATGTACCGACATTTTATAGAATGCGACTTATAAAATAtggtatttattattgtatagtgtAGTAGTAGGTACCTGATTGTTTCTTCATTACATTACTgaactatattattttagcGTTATCTTTGTATCACTTAGCTTCAGTTACTGTTTATTTGAAGCATGATAGATTAGGTTTAAGTGACAATATTTACGCAAGTTACACACAGTGCCTGTGCAACGTAATTTGCGACTATTTCAACCGCACGAAGAACTCTTGACAAAATAACGTAACTCCGACATATAACGTTCTAAACGTTATGTGTCCGAGTTACGTTATTTTGTCAATTTTGTATGGAGTTATTAATCGCCAATAAATCGCTGTCCATACAAAAAGACATATTTTTGTTACGCCTTCGTCCGGGAAAATACGATGGCTTACGCCAGTTTACTAAACAGGCACTTAGTGTAATTCCAATACTATAAAGTCTATACAAGACGGTATTTTGAAGATCGGTCAGTGAAGCGTGACCTATTTTAACAGGAAATCGAAACTGAAAGGTTTACTACTAGATGTTAAGTCTGAGCAAGTTGTTTATCGAGAATTTTGGTATCGTAGGTAAGTTTTGTGCAACGTAGAGGAATTGTTCTTACAATAATCCTAGAGAAATGTGcaatatttcgtaattttgaTTAATTTCTCAAAATTGCAATTTAGAAGGTTTCTctaagtaaagaaaaatattttgtactataaaatTTTCACCACAATatgctttatattttaatgattatagATTTTACATCACTGaccgatttaaaaaaggaaTCCCTGTAAATAGGGCTTGCAAAGATGTATTATTAATCTTTTCGTAATGTTAAGCCAACTTAATATTGGTAAATtagatattttactatattataatatcgtATCAACAGTCACCAATATATAAGTAGGTGTTGTAGAATGTAGATGTCATCTAGAATCTAGATTAAAGTTAGATCTAGATTAG of the Pararge aegeria chromosome 10, ilParAegt1.1, whole genome shotgun sequence genome contains:
- the LOC120626980 gene encoding heterogeneous nuclear ribonucleoprotein R isoform X2, whose amino-acid sequence is MAEGNGEISIEEIPGKEDAGRTPDYRKLLEYGLDPKVATKLDDIYKTGKLAHAELDERALDALKEFPSDGALSVLGQFLDSNLEHVSNKSAYLCGVMKTYRQKSRAGVQGAPALATAVQVKGPDEEKIKQILARTGYTLDVTTGQRKYGGPPPGWEGGTPGAGCEVFCGKIPKDMYEDELIPLFERCGSIWDLRLMMDPMTGTNRGYAFVTFTSRDATHRAVQELNDYEIRKGKKIGVTVSFNNHRLFVGNIPKNRDRDDLFEELTRHAPGLVEVIIYSSPDDKKKNRGFCFLEYESHKAASLAKRRLGTGRIKDDFVQVWGCDIIVDWADPQEEPDEQTMSKVKVLYVRNLTQDITEEALKEAFENYGAVERVKKIKDYAFVHFEDRDCAVKAMQEIDGKDMGGARLEVSLAKPPSDKKKKEEILRARERRMTQMIYGRGGFDWCSCSPVHGVMRGRTPQPQPRPPQARGDYDYDYDYYGYGDYRGGYNEPFYRYDEFYFDYAGPPQPSAVRQPPNRAQPDDELALGPNSLYYDLTGGIQGAGSCGTAARWARRGAVAGARGGARRAARGRRTPSAMRGNPRAKPSLPGKRKLDGGQQIAGGERESKRRLGAAAAAARGWAGS